One part of the Paramormyrops kingsleyae isolate MSU_618 chromosome 2, PKINGS_0.4, whole genome shotgun sequence genome encodes these proteins:
- the rhbdd3 gene encoding rhomboid domain-containing protein 3 → MMLKPWEFVSSIFGSRRPGFPLGTAVLLAFILSAWFGGIRSSLSIAPGTSFPGLQVYRLLLYAFSHEELPSLLYSAALLVSLGRIQEQRWGTVAFLGLSILSASLPALLYASLMWVAGTQSSRICGYSAAHMAMFTAQCRCMKQRRLPRWVSAWLLPLMLLLINLALLPSSPLLFHVCAIFIGFFYSPALIRWLQKGEALACWGFLPTWAFVTAFSRDWLPTHSTEQRSVPLPESYQPTGQADQWVGLPSIPSVPDWLGEMVATPALEAQLLDEEMLRVGILASLQDTPERLGDKVEVPKSSVSSLRLQQLERMGFPTEKAVVALAATGQLDGAISLLINDSVGEEAVVTSQGRWPTSPWSS, encoded by the exons ATGATGCTTAAGCCCTGGGAATTCGTGTCTTCCATTTTTGGGTCGCGTCGCCCAGGGTTTCCACTGGGGACAGCGGTTTTGCTAGCTTTTATCCTATCGGCGTGGTTCGGGGGCATCCGAAGCAGCCTGTCGATCGCTCCAGGCACATCTTTCCCAGGACTGCAAG TGTATCGTTTGTTACTCTACGCCTTCAGCCATGAGGAACTGCCCTCGCTGCTGTatagcgccgccctgctggtgtCGCTCGGGCGCATCCAGGAGCAGCGGTGGGGGACAGTGGCTTTTCTGGGCTTATCTATCCTGTCAGCTTCTTTGCCGGCGCTACTCTACGCTTCTCTTATGTGGGTGGCCGGCACACAGAGCAGCCGGATCTGCGGTTATTCTGCCGCTCACATGGCAATGTTCACGGCGCAGTGTCGCTGTATGAAGCAGAGACGCCTCCCTCGCTGGGTGTCCGCCTGGTTGCTTCCCTTGATGCTTTTGCTCATAAACCTAGCACTGCTGCCCTCCTCACCACTTCTGTTCCATGTTTGCGCCATATTCATTGGTTTTTTCT ACAGCCCAGCTTTGATCAGATGGCTGCAGAAAGGGGAGGCGCTTGCATGCTGGGGCTTCCTGCCAACGTGGGCATTTGTGACTGCGTTCTCCAGAGATTGGCTCCCCACCCACAGCACTGAACAGAG GTCTGTGCCGCTCCCCGAATCCTACCAGCCTACTGGGCAGGCAGATCAGTGGGTGGGACTTCCATCCATACCATCTGTGCCTGATTGGCTGGGGGAGATGGTGGCCACGCCTGCGCTAGAGGCTCAGCTATTGGATGAGGAGATGCTGAGAGTGGGAATATTGGCCTCGCTCCAGGACACCCCAGAAAGGCTGGGGGACAAAGTGGAGGTCCCTAAGTCTTCTGTATCATCACTGCG GCTACAGCAGCTGGAAAGAATGGGCTTTCCCACAGAGAAGGCAGTTGTGGCTCTGGCAGCCACGGGGCAGCTAGATGGCGCCATTTCCCTGCTGATCAATGACAGTGTCGGGGAAGAGGCCGTGGTGACATCTCAGGGGAGATGGCCAACCTCACCATGGAGCAGCTGA